A stretch of Coccidioides posadasii str. Silveira chromosome 2, complete sequence DNA encodes these proteins:
- a CDS encoding uncharacterized protein (EggNog:ENOG410PG2C~COG:C~BUSCO:3281at33183), whose product MATPQRVIVVGGGLSGLSAAHTVYLNGGNVLVLDKQSFFGGNSTKATSGINGALTRTQVELGIGDSVKQFYEDTLKSARDKARPDLIKVLTYKSAAAVEWLQDVFDLDLTLVSRLGGHSFPRTHRGHDAKFPGMAITYALMQKLEELTEKEPNRVQVLKKARVTGINREGNKVTGVTYEYNGESHSADGVVVLATGGYAADFTENSLLKKWRPDTFNLSSTNGVHATGDGHKMLMAIGANDIDMDKVQVHPTGLVDPKDPTSKWKFLAAEALRGEGGLLLNKDGQRFADELGHRDYVSGEMWKEKEKGKWPIRLILNSKASNVLDFHTRHYSGRGLMKKMTGKELAREIGCGEAALKKTFDDYNQIAEGKKKDPFGKKYFHNLPFSVDDTFHVAVMEPVLHFTMGGIEINDKAQVLNKEGKPFDGLFVCGELAGGVHGANRLGGSSLLGCVVYGRVAGDSASEYLFQQVLSNPGATAQSRLNQISLHIDPSQPGKISVEWTAPGDGKGQGQVQAQISAPKADASATPAPAAASTPAEADISDFKVPEKEFTMEEVAKHNKKDDLWIVVKGVVMDVSNWLDEHPGGAQALFSHMGKDATEEFEMLHDDEVIPKYASQIVIGRVKGQTPSLKF is encoded by the exons ATGGCCACTCCACAGAGAGTTATCGTCGTCGGGGGTGGAC TGTCCGGTTTGAGTGCTGCTCATACAGTCTACCTAAATGGCGGCAACGTACTCGTCCTCGATAAGCAGA GTTTCTTCGGTGGCAACTCCACGAAAGCCACCTCCGGTATCAACGGAGCCCTCACGAGAACACAGGTCGAACTTGGCATTGGCGACAGTGTCAAGCAGTTCTACGAAGACACCCTGAAGTCCGCCAGAGACAAGGCTCGCCCAGATCTCATCAAGGTTCTCACATACAAGTCCGCTGCGGCCGTCGAATGGCTCCAGGACGTCTTCGACCTCGACCTGACCCTCGTATCCCGCCTTGG TGGCCACTCATTCCCTCGTACGCACCGTGGTCACGATGCCAAATTCCCCGGAATGGCGATCACATATGCGCTCATGCAGAAATTGGAAGAACTCACGGAGAAGGAGCCCAACCGTGTACAAGTGCTGAAGAAGGCACGAGTTACCGGAATCAACAGGGAGGGTAACAAGGTCACCGGTGTCACCTACGAGTACAACGGCGAATCCCACTCCGCCGACGGTGTCGTCGTCCTGGCCACCGGTGGATATGCCGCCGATTTCACAGAAAACTCTCTCCTAAAGAAATGGCGACCAGACACTTTCAACCTCTCCAGCACAAACGGCGTTCATGCCACTGGTGATGGACACAAGATGCTGATGGCGATTGGTGCCAATGATATTGACATGGACAAGGTCCAGGTTCACCCAACTGGTCTTGTCGATCCCAAGGATCCTACTTCCAAATGGAAGTTCTTGGCTGCTGAAG CTCTTCGTGGTGAGGGTGGTCTCTTGCTCAACAAAGACGGCCAGCGGTTCGCTGATGAACTGGGTCATCGTGATTACGTCTCCGGCGAGATGtggaaggagaaggagaagggaAAATGGCCTATCCGTCTTATTCTCAACAGCAAAGCTTCCAATGTCCTTGACTTCCACACCCGCCACTATTCTGGCCGTGgtttgatgaagaagatgaccGGAAAGGAACTTGCGAGAGAGATTGGCTGTGGAGAAGCCGCATTGAAGAAGACCTTCGATGACTACAACCAGATTGCCGAAGGCAAGAAGAAGGATCCATTTGGCAAGAAATACTTCCACAACTTGCCCTTCTCCGTTGATGACACATTCCACGTTGCTGTGATGGAGCCCGTTCTTCACTTTACCATGGGTGGTATTGAGATCAACGACAAGGCTCAAGTCCTCAACAAGGAAGGCAAGCCATTCGATGGCTTGTTTGTCTGTGGTGAGCTTGCAGGTGGTGTCCACGGAGCTAATCGTCTCGGTGGCTCCTCTCTCCTCGGCTGTGTCGTCTACGGCCGTGTTGCCGGTGACTCGGCTAGCGAATATCTCTTCCAGCAGGTGCTTTCCAACCCTGGTGCCACTGCTCAGTCTCGCTTGAACCAAATCTCCCTCCACATTGACCCTTCGCAGCCTGGTAAGATTTCTGTTGAGTGGACTGCTCCTGGCGACGGCAAGGGCCAGGGCCAGGTTCAGGCCCAAATCTCCGCCCCAAAGGCCGATGCATCAGCGACTCCCGCCCCCGCCGCGGCATCCACGCCTGCTGAAGCGGATATCTCCGATTTCAAAGTCCCAGAGAAGGAATTCACCATGGAAGAAGTCGCTAAACACAACAAAAAAGACGACCTCTGGATCGTCGTCAAGGGTGTCGTGATGGATGTTTCCAACTGGCTTGACGAGCATCCTGGTGGTGCCCAGGCTCTGTTCAGCCATATGGGCAAAGATGCTACCGAAG AGTTCGAGATGCTCCATGACGATGAAGTCATTCCCAAATATGCCTCTCAGATCGTTATCGGACGTGTAAAGGGACAGACCCCAAGCTTGAAGTTTTAG
- the SIN3 gene encoding Transcriptional regulatory protein sin3 (EggNog:ENOG410PFTT~COG:B~BUSCO:314at33183) encodes MNPSNKDGWHSGASGPQPHPAVEQLGQQSNRPLGYGYRSHPSSGTSNVALTFFDQIVRIFFFFAMLHSFICPYHAVSQPSSHTLPTLADLTQGANVPPPSHQQPPRYAQHQQPSLGGSHSLPGISQSIQHSSPQSSINRDRERESRDRDRDILERQREMQREEEMMQREREIRERDREHAERYHREQQQQQQQQQHHPVQSHTGSIPIHQPVASKVQNSIHGPNGLLSNLGATTGPNAPQNALQGSSVPGGLFGGQMQHPDGPPRQYMPVQSQSLLFGGNAPSQIPGSVAALAQGQQPILNDALSYLDQVKVRFVEHPDVYNRFLDIMKDFKSQAIDTPGVIQRVSTLFNGHPTLIQGFNTFLPPGYRIECGPDDNPDAIRVTTPSGTISMSAGRPALEATTESGQSGGLIPPSRTEYFEQSRPGWQPGHEQQQQQPQQGPMPGAVGSYSPSGRMVPPQYGQQGAQGQHHEGSYEYQSQHEQPTPATNAALLHQQEQRGVSQLQNAVSVATGGAGRSMMQLPPGGSQTPGPNQPATSLAGMGSGVLQGTQNEATRRGPVEFNHAISYVNKIKNRFADSPEIYKQFLEILQTYQRESKPIQDVYAQVTVLFNSAPDLLEDFKQFLPESAAQAKVQGQGRQDEVPISVSNVRGEPGYSSAALQSQSSRDTVKMPPLGQFSVKDSAKESKKRRGGPGAQAGATSIGAPGPMETSVGGPASKVQASQIGNVNKRTKLTHKPAPPEAAPAISPTLVPAPPEPIPPTFTLSASQEEYAFFDRVKKFIGNKQIFSEFLKLCNLYSSDLIDRNVLVNKTAGFIGSNQELMNWFKRFMHIEPKDDIIEPKAKDESGTVNLAHCRALGPSYRLLPKLERQKPCSGRDELCQSVLNDEWASHPTWASEDSGFVAHRKNQHEDSLHRVEEDRHDYDHYIEAGIRTIQLMEALLQQISIMTESDRANFKLPPGLGGQSETIYKKVIKKVYDKEYGLRIIDELFANPSQVLPIVIARLKQKVEEWKLSQREWEKVWREQMQKGYWRSLDHQSSINKKDDKKTLTTKHFQAEVQAKFEEARALRRSGFPVLSYQFKHTFADSEVILDTTYLILCYIDHNSAGFGADPQKVMNFVRDFVPIFFGMDRDAVRTYLSEVYDSSPASEEMDHDSIPSDEMNGTRVRRAVNSKKLDLLREVLDNRVDKVSRLDGERSTASISRFSTPGLGSATESTPAPDSNCTFDSAELQWMDHPSQGNFNQQREYPLNEPYKKKVHHLYGNLTIYCFIRTFEMLYTRLLHLKGGEEAAHEELRRAMAPKAAYDLGMIDKAPKEFFYDTDPKANLYHQMVRMCEELVKGHLDPGHMEDTLRRFYNRNRGWELYTLDKLLGAIAKFASNIFNTDPKDKSADIVNLFFKERDKEETTHNHEIQYRKQVERLIKDGDIYRISYFPASNAVTVQLLTTEDSTLESDDLTPEARWSYYVSAYSMRDPTEGVIFSDMRIPFLKRNLPPKLDSDEEYNQFYKPLISHEGLVIRVCANSYHILYEPGTEEWWCRLTQSNDAEQEASQKLAAVKEKRRNRFEEKFVNNSRWTDGLSKVEVDEFNQRFRSWIKAQDQDAPNVEKSQTRTSDDHREKEDEVMTDAD; translated from the exons ATGAATCCGTCCAACAAAGATGGATGGCATTCAGGGGCTAGCGGTCCGCAGCCGCATCCTGCAGTAGAACAGCTCGGGCAGCAGTCGAACAGGCCTCTCGGCTATGGGTACCGTTCCCACCCCTCGTCCGGGACTTCAAACGTTGCGCTAACATTCTTTGATCAAATAGTGagaatcttcttcttctttgcgaTGTTGCATAGCTTCATCT GCCCCTATCATGCAGTTAGCCAGCCTTCTAGCCACACACTTCCCACTCTAGCAGACCTGACGCAAGGTGCCAATGTACCACCTCCATCACATCAGCAGCCGCCAAGATACGCGCAACATCAACAACCATCCCTGGGGGGTTCACATTCCCTTCCCGGCATTAGTCAATCGATCCAGCATTCCTCACCGCAGTCATCTATCAAccgagatagagagagagaatctCGGGACAGGGACAGGGACATTCTCGAGAGACAGCGCGAAATGCAGCGAGAGGAGGAGATGATGCAACGGGAGCGTGAGATTCGCGAAAGGGACCGCGAGCATGCAGAGCGGTACCATCGCgaacagcagcaacaacagcaacagcagcaacatCATCCCGTTCAAAGCCACACTGGCTCCATTCCAATACATCAGCCTGTCGCCTCCAAAGTTCAAAATTCGATCCATGGTCCTAACGGATTGCTTTCGAATCTTGGTGCGACCACTGGCCCAAATGCACCCCAGAATGCTCTTCAGGGTTCTAGCGTCCCAGGAGGTTTGTTCGGCGGCCAGATGCAGCATCCAGATGGACCACCAAGACAATATATGCCCGTCCAATCTCAGTCCCTGTTATTTGGTGGGAATGCGCCGTCGCAGATCCCAGGGAGTGTTGCCGCATTGGCGCAAGGCCAGCAACCTATACTTAAT GACGCTCTCAGCTACCTTGATCAGGTCAAGGTCCGATTCGTCGAGCACCCGGATGTTTACAATCGGTTTCTTGACATCATGAAAGATTTTAAAAGCCAAGC CATTGACACCCCTGGAGTTATCCAACGCGTCTCGACTCTTTTCAACGGACATCCCACTCTTATTCAAGGATTCAATACCTTCCTCCCACCCGGGTATAGGATTGAATGTGGGCCAGACGACAATCCGGACGCGATTCGCGTCACCACACCCTCTGGAACGATCTCCATGTCTGCGGGCCGTCCAGCTTTGGAGGCTACCACTGAATCTGGACAAAGTGGGGGTTTAATTCCTCCGAGTCGCACAGAGTATTTTGAGCAATCCCGTCCAGGGTGGCAGCCCGGGCACgaacagcaacaacagcaaccTCAGCAGGGCCCAATGCCTGGTGCTGTTGGCTCTTATTCCCCAAGTGGCAGAATGGTTCCACCTCAGTATGGCCAGCAGGGTGCACAGGGTCAGCACCACGAAGGTTCATACGAGTATCAGAGCCAGCATGAGCAGCCTACCCCGGCAACAAATGCTGCTCTGCTCCATCAACAAGAACAGCGCGGAGTGTCTCAGTTGCAGAACGCCGTCTCTGTCGCGACTGGAGGCGCCGGGCGATCGATGATGCAACTTCCTCCCGGTGGCAGCCAGACACCTGGCCCTAATCAACCCGCGACTTCATTGGCAGGAATGGGCTCTGGTGTTCTTCAAGGAACTCAGAACGAGGCTACTCGACGAGGCCCCGTCGAATTTAATCATGCAATCAGCTACGTTAACAAAATCAAG AATCGATTTGCGGACTCTCCTGAGATATACAAGCAGTTCCTCGAGATTTTGCAGACCTATCAAAGGGAATCCAAGCCGATCCAGGATGTGTATGCGCAGGTGACCGTTCTGTTCAACTCTGCCCCGGATCTCTTGGAAGACTTCAAGCAATTTCTTCCCGAATCGGCAGCCCAAGCGAAGGTTCAAGGGCAAGGCCGCCAAGATGAGGTTCCTATTTCTGTGAGCAACGTTCGCGGAGAGCCTGGTTATAGCTCTGCTGCCCTCCAGAGCCAGTCCTCTAGGGACACTGTCAAGATGCCGCCTCTGGGTCAGTTCAGCGTTAAGGATTCGGCAAAGGAAAGCAAGAAGCGGCGCGGTGGTCCTGGTGCGCAAGCTGGTGCGACTTCGATCGGCGCCCCTGGCCCAATGGAAACTTCTGTTGGAGGACCGGCAAGCAAGGTTCAAGCATCCCAAATTGGAAATGTCAACAAG AGAACGAAACTTACGCATAAGCCTGCACCACCTGAGGCTGCGCCTGCGATATCTCCCACGCTTGTGCCTGCACCTCCAGAACCCATCCCACCAACCTTTACACTCTCAGCatctcaagaagaatacgCCTTTTTTGACCGTGTCAAGAAGTTCATTGGCAACAAACAAATATTCAGCGAGTTCCTCAAGCTGTGCAACTTGTATTCTTCAGACTTGATTGACAGGAATGTCCTTGTTAACAAAACAGCAGGGTTTATTGGCTCTAACCAAGAGTTAATGAATTGGTTCAAGCGATTTATGCACATAGAACCAAAAGACGACATCATCGAGCCGAAGGCCAAGGACGAATCTGGAACTGTCAACCTTGCGCATTGTCGAGCCCTTGGGCCTAGTTACCGGCTTCTTCCAAAACTCGAGAGACAGAAGCCCTGCAGCGGCCGTGACGAGCTCTGCCAAAGTGTTCTGAACGATGAGTGGGCATCGCATCCAACATGGGCATCAGAAGATTCTGGTTTCGTTGCACATCGAAAGAACCAGCATGAAGATTCTCTGCACAGGGTCGAGGAAGATCGTCATGATTACGACCACTATATCGAGGCTGGAATTCGAACCATACAGCTCATGGAAGCTTTGTTACAACAAATCTCAATTATGACAGAGTCAGACAGAGCCAATTTTAAATTACCACCAGGACTCGGTGGGCAAAGCGAGACGATTTATAAGAAAGTTATCAAAAAAGTTTACGATAAAGAATACGGCCTTCGCATTATAGATGAGCTATTCGCAAACCCAAGTCAGGTTCTTCCTATCGTCATTGCTCGTCTGAAGCAAAAGGTTGAAGAATGGAAGCTCAGCCAA CGCGAGTGGGAGAAGGTCTGGCGGGAGCAGATGCAAAAGGGATACTGGCGAAGTCTTGACCATCAGTCTTCTATCAACAAGAAGGACGATAAGAAAACTCTCACGACTAAGCACTTCCAGGCGGAGGTTCAAGCTAAATTTGAAGAAGCAAGAGCCCTTCGCCGAAGCGGATTCCCGGTACTCAGCTACCAATTTAAACATACCTTTGCGGATTCCGAAGTTATCCTCGATACCACCTATTTAATCCTCTGTTACATTGACCATAATTCAGCGGGTTTTGGCGCTGATCCGCAGAAAGTGATGAATTTCGTCAGAGACTTCGTCCCGATATTTTTCGGTATGGATCGAGACGCAGTTAGGACTTATCTAAGCGAGGTTTACGATAGCAGTCCTGCAAGTGAGGAAATGGATCATGACAGTATCCCATCCGACGAGATGAATGGTACTCGCGTTCGCCGTGCGGTCAACAGCAAGAAACTGGACCTCCTCCGCGAAGTGCTTGATAATCGGGTTGACAAGGTCTCGAGGCTAGACGGAGAAAGAAGTACTGCATCGATCAGTCGGTTCTCAACTCCAGGTCTTGGATCCGCAACCGAATCTACCCCAGCTCCCGACTCTAATTGTACTTTTGATTCCGCTGAGTTGCAGTGGATGGACCATCCTAGTCAAGGAAACTTTAATCAGCAGCGTGAATACCCGTTGAATGAACCCTACAAAAAGAAGGTCCATCACCTGTATGGGAATCTCACAATCTACTGCTTCATTCGTACTTTTGAGATGCTATATACTCGTCTGTTGCACTTGAAGGGAGGTGAAGAAGCTGCCCATGAGGAATTGCGTCGTGCGATGGCCCCCAAAGCAGCCTACGACTTGGGAATGATCGACAAGGCGCCCAAGGAATTCTTTTACGATACGGACCCAAAAGCAAATCTTTACCATCAAATGGTTCGCATGTGCGAGGAGCTGGTGAAAGGCCACTTGGACCCGGGCCACATGGAAGACACCTTACGCCGCTTTTACAACAGAAACCGTGGCTGGGAGCTCTATACCCTTGACAAATTGCTCGGCGCTATCGCGAAATTTGCAAGTAATATTTTCAACACCGATCCCAAGGACAAGAGCGCGGACATTGtcaatctcttcttcaaagaacGCGACAAGGAAGAAACGACGCATAATCATGAAATTCAATATCGCAAGCAGGTGGAGAGATTGATAAAGGATGGAGATATTTATCGTATATCTTAT TTCCCGGCCTCGAACGCCGTCACGGTACAACTCTTAACCACCGAAGACAGCACCCTTGAGAGCGATGACCTCACACCCGAGGCGAGATGGTCGTATTATGTCTCTGCATATAGCATGCGTGATCCCACCGAGGGGGTTATATTTTCGGATATGCGCATTCCATTCTTGAAGCGCAATCTCCCTCCCAAGCTGGACTCGGATGAAGAGTACAACCAATTTTACAAGCCCTTGATCAGTCACGAGGGATTGGTCATTCGGGTCTGTGCAAACAGCTATCATATCCTCTACGAACCGGGTACGGAAGAATGGTGGTGCCGTCTTACCCAGTCGAACGATGCTGAGCAAGAAGCTTCGCAGAAACTTGCTGCAGTCAAGGAGAAGCGCAGAAACCGCTTCGAAGAGAAGTTTGTGAATAACTCGCGGTGGACGGATGGCCTTAGCAAGGTTGAAGTTGACGAATTCAATCAGCGGTTTAGATCCTGGATTAAAGCTCAAGACCAGGATGCCCCGAATGTAGAGAAAAGTCAAACTAGAACCTCTGATGATCATCGCGAGAAAGAGGACGAGGTAATGACTGATGCTGATTGA
- the ACH1_1 gene encoding acetyl-CoA hydrolase (EggNog:ENOG410PIR1~COG:C), with amino-acid sequence MAASAILKSRIRRPSMLSKLAKAEDLIDLFPNGSYIGWSGFTGVGYPKMVPTALADHVEKNNLQGKLKYTLFVGASSGAETENRWARLNMIDRRSPHQVGKDIAKGINNGNINFFDKHLSMFPADLVYGWYTRNRPKNRLDVAVIEASAITEEGGIIPGASVGASPEIVQMADKIIIEVNTAAPSFEGLHDITMCDIPPRRKPYLIMAPEDRIGTHHIPIDPERVVAVVESTYPDQTQPNAPADEASRAIASNLIEFLQHEVKMGRLPKSLLPIQSGIGNIANAVIGGLAEGGANFHNLKVWTEVLQDSFLDLFDSGNLDFATATSIRFSPEGFKRFYDGWENYYDKLLLRSQQVSNSPEIIRRLGVIGMNTPVEVDIYAHANSTCVMGSRMLNGLGGSADFLRSAKYSIMHTPSTRPSKTDPTGITCIVPFCTHIDQTEHDLDVVVTEQGLADVRGLAPRERARVIIDKCAHPDYKPILQDYFDRAESYCLRKGMGHEPHLLFQAFKMHQNLQEKGTMKIDGWE; translated from the exons ATGGCGGCTTCTGCAATTTTGAAAAGCCGTATCAGGCGGCCGTCGATGCTCTCGAAGCTAGCGAAAGCTGAGGATCTGATCGATCTATTCCCCAATGGCTCTTATATCGGTTGGTCTGGGTTCACGGGTGTCGGCTACCCAAA GATGGTCCCAACTGCATTGGCTGACCATGTCGAGAAGAACAATTTGCAAGGAAAGCTGAAATATACCCTTTTTGTTGGCGCCTCGTCGGGCGCGGAGACAGAGAACAGATGGGCGCGGCTCAACATGATTGATAGACGATCACCTCATCAGGTTGGAAAGGACATCGCAAAGGGAATCAACAATGGAAATATCAATTTCTTCGACAAGCATCTCAGCATGTTCCCTGCAGACTTGGTATAT GGCTGGTATACACGGAACAGACCAAAGAACAGACTCGATGTTGCGGTCATCGAAGCGTCTGCCATCACCGAAGAGGGTGGAATTATTCCTGGAGCTTCAGTCGGCGCATCTCCAGAGATAGTTCAAATGGCAGACAAAATCATCATCGAAGTCAACACAGCCGCTCCCTCATTTGAAGGATTGCACGACATCACAATGTGCGATATCCCCCCTCGACGGAAACCGTACCTCATCATGGCTCCAGAAGATCGTATTGGAACCCACCACATTCCAATCGACCCGGAGAGAGTCGTCGCCGTTGTCGAATCCACCTATCCCGATCAGACCCAACCCAACGCACCCGCAGACGAGGCGTCGCGCGCTATTGCTAGCAATCTGATCGAGTTCCTCCAGCATGAGGTCAAGATGGGCCGCTTGCCAAAGAGCCTTCTCCCAATCCAGTCCGGCATTGGCAACATCGCCAACGCGGTCATCGGTGGGCTCGCGGAGGGCGGCGCCAACTTCCACAACCTCAAGGTCTGGACTGAGGTTTTGCAAGACTCTTTCCTCGATCTCTTCGACAGCGGCAATCTCGATTTCGCTACGGCCACCTCCATCCGTTTCTCTCCGGAGGGATTCAAGCGATTCTATGACGGATGGGAGAACTACTACGACAAGCTCCTCCTCCGTTCGCAGCAGGTCTCGAACTCCCCCGAGATCATTCGCCGCCTCGGTGTCATCGGCATGAACACACCCGTCGAAGTCGACATTTACGCCCATGCCAACAGTACCTGTGTGATGGGCTCCCGCATGCTGAACGGCCTGGGCGGTTCTGCCGACTTCTTGCGCAGCGCCAAATACAGCATCATGCACACACCCAGCACACGTCCCAGCAAGACCGATCCCACAGGTATCACCTGCATTGTCCCATTCTGCACACATATCGATCAGACCGAGCACGACCTGGACGTCGTCGTCACCGAACAG GGTCTTGCCGACGTCCGAGGCCTTGCGCCACGTGAACGTGCCCGCGTTATCATCGACAAATGCGCGCATCCCGACTACAAGCCCATCCTGCAGGATTACTTCGACCGGGCCGAGTCATACTGTCTCCGCAAGGGCATGGGCCACGAGCCGCACCTGTTGTTCCAGGCGTTCAAGATGCACCAGAACCTCCAGGAGAAGGGGACCATGAAGATCGATGGATGGGAGTAG
- a CDS encoding uncharacterized protein (EggNog:ENOG410PMIZ~MEROPS:MER0036079), whose protein sequence is MKPPPHTWSRLSLLSPPPRRSKSTAAFDKTRVNQTLSLRDGRTLGYAEYGCPSGFPLLFFHGFPSSRLEGWALSHVAHRRNLRIITPDRPGFGLSTFYPGRRITDWPADVHALTQHLRLSRFAVLGGSGGSPYALACAHALPRESLAAVGLLAGAPPWIAGTQGVSLSRRIASSAATHWPSGLLALTDMLVGMLRWMVTTGPVKRALDTWLQQQNAKTDGAEAGSSSTKEDRERVLQLGFEAFAQGAGGFVQETRLLTHDWGFRFEDVRYDKIQIWHGAKDANSPVRMTRYMAERLPHCVLREFEGDDHYTMVRHLEQIVSEFVPEEMTSEYNGKTS, encoded by the coding sequence ATGAAGCCTCCTCCTCACACTTGGTCGAGGCTGTCGCTTCTCTCACCACCACCTCGTCGCAGCAAGTCAACGGCAGCATTCGACAAGACCCGCGTCAATCAAACCCTCTCGCTCCGCGACGGGCGCACCCTCGGATACGCAGAGTACGGCTGCCCATCGGGCTTCccgctcctcttcttccatggCTTCCCTTCCTCGCGCCTCGAGGGCTGGGCCCTCAGTCACGTCGCCCACCGCCGCAACCTCCGCATAATCACGCCCGACCGCCCCGGATTCGGCCTCTCCACGTTCTACCCCGGCCGCCGCATCACCGACTGGCCCGCTGACGTCCACGCCCTGACGCAGCATCTGCGCCTCTCGCGCTTCGCCGTCCTGGGCGGCTCCGGTGGGAGTCCGTATGCGTTGGCGTGCGCGCACGCGCTGCCGCGTGAGTCGTTGGCCGCGGTCGGGCTTTTGGCAGGAGCACCGCCGTGGATAGCGGGCACGCAGGGTGTGTCCCTGTCGCGGCGGATAGCATCTTCGGCGGCGACGCACTGGCCGTCGGGTCTGTTGGCGTTGACGGATATGCTAGTCGGCATGCTCAGATGGATGGTGACTACTGGTCCCGTCAAAAGAGCACTGGATACCTGGCTACAGCAGCAGAATGCCAAGACCGACGGCGCTGAGGCAGGAAGCTCGTCGACCAAGGAGGACAGAGAGCGGGTTTTACAGCTTGGATTTGAAGCGTTTGCCCAGGGTGCTGGAGGGTTCGTGCAGGAGACGCGGCTGTTGACGCATGATTGGGGATTTCGGTTTGAAGACGTAAGATATgacaagattcagatctgGCATGGTGCGAAGGATGCCAATTCGCCGGTGCGGATGACGAGATATATGGCGGAGCGGCTGCCTCACTGTGTGCTACGCGAGTTCGAGGGTGATGATCACTACACTATGGTTCGTCATCTGGAGCAGATCGTATCGGAGTTTGTTCCAGAAGAGATGACGAGCGAATATAACGGCAAGACAtcatga